The Brasilonema sennae CENA114 genome includes a region encoding these proteins:
- a CDS encoding DUF6816 family protein: MNVIWSFCLIFVFLVFQAEAQAGELSERLAHFPEWEKLTSVRPAVGDLVYPNWMMGSWQVKSTLIDLVAPLAPDIVTPGFEGNREYLNKPVSFEVRFVRETTPHSGLKIIPRTTSKSEVVADRAFNGLNLARSYLGNSVLSVKVDPNSPNRQITFLRGERQLVSIVTARATETTPDGKFITTELFQQLFKGGGRPYFNTVESTTAYRKLNQLNPTIEADQVTAIYLSPQDPNYFAALSQPVALYRYHLEFFAQ; encoded by the coding sequence ATGAATGTAATTTGGAGTTTTTGCTTGATTTTTGTATTCCTGGTATTTCAAGCTGAGGCTCAAGCCGGAGAGTTATCTGAACGTTTGGCACATTTTCCCGAATGGGAAAAATTAACTTCCGTGCGACCTGCTGTGGGAGATTTGGTTTATCCTAACTGGATGATGGGTTCTTGGCAGGTGAAAAGTACGCTGATAGATTTAGTCGCACCGTTAGCTCCTGATATCGTCACACCAGGATTTGAGGGTAATCGTGAATATCTCAACAAACCTGTCAGTTTTGAAGTGCGATTTGTTCGGGAAACAACGCCTCATTCTGGATTGAAAATCATCCCCCGAACAACTAGCAAATCAGAAGTCGTGGCAGATAGAGCTTTTAATGGCTTGAATTTGGCACGCTCATATTTAGGTAACAGCGTGTTATCAGTCAAAGTCGATCCAAATTCTCCTAATCGTCAGATTACGTTTTTACGTGGTGAGCGTCAGCTTGTTTCTATTGTTACAGCACGTGCTACAGAAACAACGCCAGATGGTAAATTCATCACAACAGAATTATTTCAACAACTGTTTAAAGGTGGTGGGCGTCCTTATTTCAATACTGTGGAATCTACGACTGCATATCGCAAACTGAACCAGTTAAATCCTACCATAGAGGCAGATCAAGTCACTGCTATTTATTTGTCGCCTCAAGATCCAAATTACTTTGCCGCTCTTTCTCAACCAGTTGCACTTTATCGCTATCACTTGGAATTTTTCGCCCAATAG
- a CDS encoding MerR family transcriptional regulator, whose amino-acid sequence MQETFFTSKQAAEITGCTLRQLQYWREKGVVVPVISETGTGRSIYYSKANIVELAAMAYLLSTGLSFELASETLKKLKDQEPDLFNSGKGRRFMLLWDGKKRTLLLMEFDREKAITSLDEGKSVIPVWLDVIYQQLAVKERKSCSEVNNYEQ is encoded by the coding sequence ATGCAAGAAACGTTTTTTACGAGTAAACAGGCGGCTGAAATCACAGGCTGCACCTTGCGTCAACTCCAGTACTGGCGTGAAAAGGGTGTCGTTGTTCCCGTTATCAGTGAGACGGGAACAGGGCGTAGTATTTATTACTCAAAAGCTAATATAGTTGAACTGGCAGCAATGGCATATTTACTGTCTACGGGGTTAAGTTTTGAACTAGCCAGTGAAACCCTTAAAAAGCTGAAAGACCAAGAGCCGGATTTGTTTAATTCAGGTAAGGGAAGGCGTTTTATGTTGCTATGGGATGGGAAAAAACGAACGCTTTTACTTATGGAGTTTGACCGAGAAAAGGCGATCACATCTCTAGATGAAGGTAAATCTGTGATTCCTGTATGGTTGGACGTAATTTATCAGCAGTTGGCGGTTAAGGAGCGAAAATCTTGCAGCGAAGTAAATAACTATGAGCAATGA
- a CDS encoding alpha/beta hydrolase, with protein MSLQISLAIKFLCRFLLCISGCAVFLTFDSLFSSSSSFAAEKFVIRYGFFEQSLPVEDLRTYAETQQVSSELKSFLNYLDPKQQQMLQQALQVKMSLDIVAVDKLLDTQLGKRLLAVVSKGIARRDQAGIQALRAAVILGTNSKEGLGIISFLEAYPSDKLVVDVPAALEIMKKSNFSSNSPNVPPKDNLSSTPIWQIETQYQILASQGKQFSGCLFGDSVSAELGNSLGEGTFNFALNGLSAISLVEQLKLLAPANVKCQKTIIAIGGNDAWYGLSNELFTEKLKEAISLVRAMGTKEIFLIPAFYSTVAASIDPSVSAPLAKVEEINTVMNQVATTENVPVESSGVQPLYENNVLKDNLTSDGDHLNAEGIKIYRKALLDILGTGSPKKN; from the coding sequence ATGTCATTGCAAATATCTTTAGCAATTAAGTTTTTGTGCCGTTTTCTGTTGTGTATATCAGGCTGTGCAGTATTTTTAACTTTTGATAGTCTTTTTAGTTCATCTTCTAGTTTTGCTGCTGAAAAATTTGTGATCCGGTATGGATTTTTTGAGCAGTCACTTCCTGTGGAAGATTTACGTACGTATGCCGAAACTCAGCAGGTTTCTTCCGAACTCAAATCTTTCCTGAATTACTTGGATCCTAAACAGCAACAGATGTTACAACAGGCTCTTCAGGTAAAAATGTCTCTTGATATTGTGGCTGTGGATAAGCTACTAGACACACAACTTGGCAAAAGACTTTTAGCTGTGGTTTCCAAGGGCATTGCACGTCGTGATCAAGCTGGAATACAGGCATTAAGAGCTGCTGTTATCCTGGGAACAAATTCAAAAGAAGGTCTTGGAATCATCAGCTTTCTAGAAGCCTATCCCAGTGACAAACTAGTCGTGGATGTGCCTGCAGCATTAGAAATTATGAAGAAATCCAATTTTTCTTCAAATTCACCTAATGTACCACCAAAAGATAATCTCAGTTCTACACCTATATGGCAAATCGAAACCCAGTATCAGATACTAGCAAGCCAAGGTAAGCAATTCTCAGGTTGCTTATTTGGAGATTCTGTTTCTGCTGAACTCGGGAATTCTCTTGGTGAGGGGACTTTTAATTTTGCCTTAAATGGATTGAGTGCAATTTCGTTAGTTGAACAACTGAAACTTTTAGCTCCTGCTAATGTGAAGTGCCAAAAAACTATAATTGCTATTGGTGGAAATGATGCTTGGTATGGACTTAGCAATGAGTTATTTACCGAAAAACTCAAAGAAGCTATTTCCTTAGTCAGAGCAATGGGAACTAAAGAAATTTTTCTGATTCCTGCTTTCTACTCAACAGTTGCTGCGAGTATTGATCCGAGTGTCTCAGCCCCATTGGCTAAAGTGGAAGAAATAAATACTGTGATGAATCAAGTTGCAACAACAGAAAATGTGCCAGTTGAATCATCCGGTGTACAACCTTTATATGAAAATAATGTTTTAAAAGACAATTTAACGAGTGATGGCGACCATCTCAATGCTGAAGGTATAAAGATTTATCGAAAAGCGTTATTAGATATATTAGGGACTGGTTCGCCGAAGAAAAATTGA
- a CDS encoding DUF4388 domain-containing protein, whose amino-acid sequence MSISSSFTDFSLAELFQLIDQGRKSGCLTVCTLPDIHIPGSKSHYYYIWFRLGCIVAAANHLNGQGLSYKMTQRGWVNQQIIEEVWTQTAATLPLGSLLKTQGILSIEQLNSLFASQLHQIRELFEIQKGVFKLDTKANLPLQEMTGLSLRTLEVALMAVRGLKNWNMLAEVLPDVSSGIRSKTDDKPQIHLNTLEWQVWELADGSISLSAIASQLNQPITIVQQAAFRLMLVGLVEEVSVAEFIVNKTNDPMNSNSDNSSVFGFKKSKNSETFKISTSFLQNLVGFLKT is encoded by the coding sequence ATGAGCATATCTAGTTCTTTTACGGATTTTTCCTTGGCTGAATTGTTTCAACTGATTGATCAAGGGCGTAAATCCGGTTGTTTAACGGTTTGTACTTTACCAGACATTCATATACCAGGTTCTAAATCCCATTACTACTACATTTGGTTTCGATTAGGCTGTATTGTTGCTGCAGCTAATCACTTAAATGGTCAAGGTTTATCTTACAAGATGACACAACGGGGCTGGGTAAACCAGCAAATTATTGAAGAAGTTTGGACGCAAACAGCAGCAACACTACCGCTGGGATCACTATTAAAAACTCAAGGAATATTAAGTATTGAACAGCTAAATTCATTATTCGCCAGCCAATTACACCAAATTCGAGAGCTTTTTGAAATCCAAAAGGGAGTTTTTAAACTAGATACTAAGGCAAATTTGCCTTTGCAGGAGATGACAGGACTCAGCTTGAGAACACTAGAAGTGGCTCTTATGGCTGTCAGAGGGTTAAAAAACTGGAACATGCTTGCTGAGGTACTCCCAGATGTGAGTTCTGGAATTAGAAGTAAAACTGATGACAAACCCCAGATACACTTGAATACATTAGAGTGGCAAGTGTGGGAATTGGCTGATGGTAGTATTTCTTTAAGTGCGATCGCATCTCAACTCAACCAACCAATAACCATAGTTCAGCAAGCTGCTTTCCGGCTCATGCTTGTGGGTTTGGTAGAAGAAGTTTCCGTAGCAGAGTTTATAGTTAATAAAACAAATGATCCGATGAATTCTAACTCGGACAATTCCTCTGTTTTCGGATTCAAAAAATCCAAAAACTCAGAAACATTCAAGATAAGTACTTCGTTTTTACAAAATCTGGTTGGTTTTTTAAAAACCTAA
- a CDS encoding DUF3593 domain-containing protein produces the protein MISKETLFALSLFPYLGFLWFLSRSPQMPRLALYGFYGTLVFVAVTIPAGIYAQVHYGKSLANVDWLHGSAEFFLTLANILVVLGFRQAIIQKQQANPSTSAKQDLSSSTLSQE, from the coding sequence ATGATTTCAAAAGAAACCCTGTTTGCCCTTTCCCTGTTTCCCTACTTGGGTTTCTTGTGGTTTCTCAGCCGCAGTCCGCAAATGCCCCGTTTGGCACTGTATGGTTTCTACGGTACTCTTGTCTTTGTCGCCGTCACCATTCCAGCGGGGATTTATGCTCAAGTGCATTATGGAAAGTCTTTGGCAAATGTTGATTGGCTGCACGGAAGCGCAGAATTTTTCTTGACACTTGCTAATATTTTGGTTGTGCTGGGTTTTCGGCAAGCTATTATTCAGAAGCAGCAGGCAAACCCCTCTACTTCTGCCAAGCAGGATTTGTCATCTTCCACTCTTTCTCAGGAGTGA
- a CDS encoding MerR family transcriptional regulator has protein sequence MSQMMGFTRKETMQLTGCTSSRLAYLEKVGLIIPYRYGTNSGRPTVVFSWEQLLEIRAIRNLRQEDVSLQTVRKIIEFLDQSEYDNRLRNKQLVVVEDEVFWIEQDWSDFGANMPTALKVASKKNKGIGQYVLLVIPPLIDIVKDIWEAAQNSRVIDFQSFKERAKAVPA, from the coding sequence ATGAGCCAGATGATGGGTTTCACAAGAAAAGAGACAATGCAGTTGACAGGCTGCACATCTAGCCGACTTGCTTATCTAGAAAAAGTAGGTCTAATTATTCCTTACAGATATGGAACGAACAGCGGAAGACCTACTGTGGTTTTTAGTTGGGAGCAGCTTTTAGAAATTCGTGCTATCCGAAATTTAAGACAAGAAGATGTCTCTTTGCAGACAGTCAGAAAAATAATCGAATTTTTAGACCAAAGTGAATACGACAACAGGTTGAGAAATAAACAGTTAGTTGTTGTCGAAGATGAAGTCTTTTGGATAGAGCAAGACTGGTCTGACTTTGGCGCTAATATGCCTACAGCTTTAAAAGTTGCCAGCAAAAAAAATAAGGGAATAGGTCAGTATGTTTTACTGGTAATACCACCATTGATCGATATTGTTAAGGACATTTGGGAAGCGGCTCAAAATTCAAGAGTAATAGACTTTCAAAGCTTTAAAGAAAGGGCAAAAGCTGTACCAGCATAG
- a CDS encoding DUF2499 domain-containing protein produces MNALSIPTWIIHVSSVIEWIAAIWLIWKYGEVTGNRTWWGLSFAMLPALVSAMCACTWHYFDNPESLEWLVTLQASMTLLGNFTLWAAAVWIWRSTKSAETANNPISTKTIESKQ; encoded by the coding sequence ATGAACGCTCTTTCGATTCCGACTTGGATTATTCACGTATCTAGTGTTATTGAGTGGATTGCCGCTATTTGGTTAATTTGGAAATACGGTGAAGTCACTGGTAACCGTACTTGGTGGGGATTGTCTTTTGCTATGTTACCTGCTCTGGTCAGCGCCATGTGTGCTTGCACTTGGCACTATTTTGATAACCCAGAATCTCTAGAATGGTTGGTAACACTGCAAGCTAGTATGACTTTATTGGGTAATTTTACCCTTTGGGCTGCTGCAGTGTGGATTTGGCGTTCCACTAAGTCTGCCGAAACTGCAAATAATCCCATCTCCACCAAAACTATAGAATCAAAGCAATGA
- a CDS encoding restriction endonuclease subunit S, which produces MKVGYFFIWISLNDLLLELVEKSTHDTRKLETLKLLNFKIPVPPIPEQRRIVAYLDELQAKVDTIKRLREEAMKELDSLLPSILDKAFKGEF; this is translated from the coding sequence TTGAAGGTTGGGTATTTTTTTATTTGGATCTCCCTAAATGACTTACTTCTGGAACTAGTAGAAAAGTCTACACATGATACACGGAAACTAGAAACGCTAAAGCTTTTAAATTTCAAAATTCCAGTCCCACCTATCCCGGAACAACGCCGCATCGTCGCCTACCTTGATGAACTTCAAGCCAAGGTAGACACAATAAAACGACTGAGAGAAGAAGCTATGAAAGAACTTGATTCACTGCTACCTTCCATACTTGATAAAGCATTTAAAGGAGAGTTCTGA
- a CDS encoding TniQ family protein: MEAEDIKPWLFQVEPLEGESLSHFLGRFRRANELTPTGLGKAAGLGGAIARWEKFRFNPPPSRQQLEALATVVGVDADRLEQMLPPAGVGMKIEPIRLCAACYAQSPCHKIKWQFKVTQGCASHNLSLLSECPNCGARFKVPALWMDGWCHRCFLNFVEMVGYQKLV, encoded by the coding sequence ATGGAAGCGGAAGATATTAAACCCTGGTTGTTTCAAGTTGAACCATTGGAAGGGGAAAGTTTGAGTCATTTTTTGGGACGCTTTCGACGGGCAAATGAATTAACGCCTACTGGGTTAGGTAAAGCTGCGGGACTTGGGGGAGCGATCGCACGTTGGGAAAAGTTTCGCTTTAATCCTCCTCCTTCTCGTCAGCAGTTGGAGGCGTTAGCTACTGTGGTGGGGGTTGATGCCGATAGGTTAGAGCAGATGTTGCCACCTGCTGGAGTGGGGATGAAAATAGAGCCAATTCGGTTGTGTGCGGCTTGTTATGCCCAGTCACCTTGTCATAAAATTAAGTGGCAGTTTAAGGTGACGCAGGGATGCGCGAGCCACAATTTAAGCTTGCTGTCTGAGTGTCCTAACTGCGGGGCAAGGTTTAAGGTTCCGGCGTTGTGGATGGATGGATGGTGTCACCGGTGTTTTCTGAACTTTGTTGAGATGGTTGGATATCAAAAGCTCGTTTGA
- a CDS encoding helix-turn-helix domain-containing protein, with protein sequence MQEAPSSKTPANSNSTLTEANVIVSELSDEAKLKMEVIQSLLSAGDRTTYAERLKEAAEKLGKSVRTVRRLIDKWEQEGLVGLVQGQRADKGKHRVDENWQEFILKTYKEGNKGSKRMTRQQVAVRVKARADELGVKPPSHMTVYRVLKPLIDKEEKAKSIRSPGWRGSRLSVKTRDGKDLQVEHSNQVWQCDHTLVDVLLVDSSGKILSRPWLTTVIDSYSRCIMGINLGYDAPSSTVVALALRHAILPKQYSSEYALNEEWGTSGLPQHFYTDGGTVLGKCRGKILSGRWIFGRSKF encoded by the coding sequence ATGCAGGAAGCTCCTTCTTCTAAAACACCTGCAAACTCAAATAGCACTCTCACCGAAGCAAATGTCATTGTGTCGGAACTTTCGGATGAGGCGAAGTTGAAAATGGAGGTGATTCAAAGTTTGCTCTCAGCAGGCGATCGCACTACATACGCTGAACGGCTCAAGGAAGCAGCAGAAAAACTTGGCAAATCAGTACGCACAGTTAGGCGTCTAATTGATAAGTGGGAGCAAGAAGGTTTAGTTGGGCTAGTTCAAGGTCAACGAGCTGACAAAGGAAAGCACCGAGTCGATGAAAACTGGCAAGAGTTTATTTTGAAGACCTATAAGGAGGGTAATAAAGGCAGTAAAAGAATGACTCGCCAACAGGTAGCCGTTAGAGTTAAGGCGAGAGCAGATGAACTAGGGGTGAAGCCTCCTTCCCACATGACGGTCTACCGTGTTTTGAAACCCTTAATTGATAAGGAGGAGAAAGCTAAAAGTATTCGCTCTCCCGGTTGGCGTGGTTCGCGGCTATCAGTGAAAACCCGTGATGGGAAAGATTTACAAGTAGAACATAGTAACCAAGTTTGGCAATGCGACCACACCCTAGTTGATGTTTTATTAGTAGACAGCTCAGGCAAAATTCTTAGTCGTCCTTGGTTAACAACGGTTATTGATAGTTATTCGCGCTGCATTATGGGGATTAACTTGGGCTACGATGCACCAAGTTCGACTGTTGTGGCTTTAGCGCTGCGTCATGCAATTTTGCCCAAGCAATATAGTTCAGAATATGCACTTAATGAAGAATGGGGTACTTCTGGTTTGCCGCAACATTTTTATACGGATGGGGGTACCGTTTTGGGAAAATGTCGGGGGAAGATTTTAAGCGGACGGTGGATATTTGGGAGAAGCAAATTTTAA
- a CDS encoding ABC transporter ATP-binding protein — protein MANFRDILNYFRPYWSLSIFSIAATSIYEVIDLVVPYGIGQILNVLSNQPLDKPLEGVIATISKLTNNPVNKPLELGVLLSLIFLVTVLKAPTQPWLTTWFHWDIALRARRDQNQKAIEKILTLPLEFYDENNPGRIAGRVARGVTNHTWSYPEISGQLIPKLFRVLGIFVFIWFVDWRVAVLYLISFVIILSFTLRKLQQLIWRENRLDKYMEDTESRTSEIISNIKTVKAFATEAKELQRQKRRLIRELRVIETRIHKGYVKLNTWQKTMIQFCVFTVLGLTLVETVKGQISLGHFVMTLTLSSMAYAELEPISVLAEVFARRYPSMMRFHEFLKVPIRVDGVGLLEERNIANNPYQFTGKVEFSHVSFGYQSERPVLEDINLLIEPYQTVALVGRSGSGKSTLVKLLLQYFEPQQGQILIDGQDIRSLDVGSYRRRLAIVHQEVDVFNGTLLDNLRYGKPDASFKQVQEACRISRLDEVIQHLPEGYYTVVGERGVRLSGGQRQRLGIARALVMEPDVLIFDEATSSLDYESERSIQLAMRSILGTRTTIIIAHRLSTVREADKIVVLDKGRIVEIGNHDELLRHKGIYRRLHSLQETGELVS, from the coding sequence ATGGCAAATTTTCGAGATATTCTCAACTATTTCCGTCCCTACTGGTCGCTAAGTATTTTCAGTATCGCAGCAACCAGCATTTACGAGGTTATTGATTTGGTTGTTCCTTATGGGATTGGGCAAATTTTAAACGTTTTGTCTAATCAACCATTAGATAAACCACTTGAAGGAGTGATTGCCACAATCTCAAAGCTAACCAATAACCCAGTCAATAAACCTCTAGAGTTGGGTGTATTGCTGAGTTTAATTTTTCTTGTCACCGTGTTGAAAGCGCCGACTCAGCCTTGGCTAACGACTTGGTTTCACTGGGATATAGCCTTAAGAGCACGTCGTGATCAGAACCAAAAAGCGATTGAGAAAATTCTTACTCTACCACTAGAATTTTATGATGAAAACAACCCCGGACGCATTGCCGGACGAGTCGCAAGAGGTGTCACCAACCACACCTGGAGTTATCCTGAGATTTCTGGACAGTTGATTCCCAAACTGTTCCGCGTATTGGGAATTTTTGTGTTCATCTGGTTTGTTGACTGGCGAGTTGCGGTTCTCTATCTCATTTCCTTTGTCATTATCCTAAGCTTTACCTTAAGAAAATTGCAGCAATTGATTTGGCGCGAAAACCGCCTGGATAAATACATGGAAGATACCGAAAGTCGGACTTCCGAAATCATCTCCAATATCAAAACAGTCAAAGCATTTGCTACTGAAGCAAAAGAACTACAACGGCAAAAACGACGCTTGATTCGTGAACTGAGGGTGATTGAAACTCGTATCCACAAAGGTTATGTCAAGCTCAATACCTGGCAAAAAACTATGATTCAGTTTTGTGTTTTTACAGTGCTAGGTTTGACGTTGGTGGAGACAGTAAAAGGTCAAATTTCCCTAGGTCACTTTGTCATGACTTTAACTCTTTCCAGCATGGCTTATGCCGAGTTGGAACCTATCAGCGTCCTAGCGGAGGTTTTTGCCCGTCGCTATCCTTCAATGATGCGGTTTCACGAGTTCCTCAAAGTCCCAATCAGAGTCGATGGAGTTGGACTTTTAGAAGAGCGAAACATTGCAAATAATCCTTACCAATTTACAGGGAAAGTCGAGTTTTCACACGTCAGTTTTGGATATCAATCTGAACGTCCAGTTTTGGAAGATATCAATCTTTTGATAGAGCCATATCAAACAGTAGCGTTAGTCGGTCGTTCTGGTTCTGGTAAGTCTACCTTAGTGAAGCTGCTTTTGCAGTACTTTGAACCTCAACAAGGTCAAATTCTGATTGACGGTCAAGATATTCGCAGCCTTGATGTCGGAAGCTATAGACGAAGACTGGCTATAGTTCACCAAGAAGTCGATGTTTTCAACGGAACCTTGCTGGATAACCTGAGATACGGGAAGCCTGATGCTAGTTTTAAGCAGGTTCAAGAAGCCTGTAGAATCTCCAGACTAGATGAAGTCATACAGCACCTACCTGAAGGCTATTACACAGTAGTCGGTGAGAGGGGTGTGAGGTTGTCTGGTGGACAAAGACAGCGCTTAGGAATTGCTAGGGCATTAGTTATGGAACCAGACGTGCTGATTTTTGACGAAGCGACTTCCAGCTTAGACTACGAGTCAGAGCGTTCTATTCAACTAGCAATGCGCTCAATTCTGGGAACCCGTACTACAATCATCATTGCCCACCGTCTGAGTACAGTACGGGAAGCAGATAAAATTGTGGTTCTGGATAAGGGCAGGATTGTAGAAATAGGTAACCACGACGAACTCTTGCGCCACAAAGGAATTTACCGCCGCTTGCACTCACTGCAAGAAACAGGTGAACTCGTAAGCTAG
- the cas12k gene encoding type V CRISPR-associated protein Cas12k (Type V-K CRISPR systems have also been known as with the large Cas12k protein, has also been known as type V-U5, and Cas12k as C2c5.), whose amino-acid sequence MSQITIQCRLVASESTRQQLWKLMAEKNTPLINELLLNVPQHQDFETWRQKGKHPTGIVKELCQPLKTDPRFISQPARFYASAIATVNYIYFSWLALMKRLQYKLEGKTRWLEMLRSDEQLVEASGVTLDSLRIKANEILAQLSPQSALVEAKEKKGNTVKKTRKSQNSDNNRSLSATLFQAYRDTEDILTRCAISYLLKNGCKVSDKEEDPEKFAQRHRKIEIQIERLREQLEARIPKGRDLTDTKWLDTLFVATHQVPNNQAQFISWQDSLLRQSSSVPFPIAYETNEDMTWFKNHQGRICVKFNGLSEHTFEVYCDQRYLHWFQRFLEDQQIKHESKNQHSSSLFTLRSGRITWFQEEGKRVRGSAAAAVPWNIHRLSLYCCVDTRLWTDEGTGLVRQEKAEEIAKTITKTKEKGDLNEKQLAHIKRKNSTLARISNPFPRPSKPLHKGQSHVLVGVSLGLEKPATVAVVDATTGKVLIYRSIKQLLGNNYKLLNRQQKQKHSLSHKRQIAQTLAAPNQFGESELGQYVDRLLASEIVAIAQTYSAGSIVLPKLSDMREQVQSEIQAKAEQKSDLIEVQQKYAKEYRVSVHQWSYGRLISSVQSQAAKAGIVIESAIQPIRGSPHQKAKELVIAAYHSRQKT is encoded by the coding sequence ATGAGCCAGATTACTATTCAGTGTCGTTTAGTAGCAAGCGAATCTACCCGCCAACAGCTATGGAAGCTAATGGCAGAGAAAAACACGCCACTGATTAACGAACTGTTGCTCAATGTGCCTCAACATCAAGACTTTGAGACTTGGCGACAAAAGGGTAAACACCCGACTGGTATTGTCAAAGAATTGTGCCAACCTTTGAAAACTGACCCTCGTTTTATCAGTCAACCAGCACGGTTTTATGCAAGTGCGATTGCCACAGTGAATTACATCTACTTTTCTTGGTTGGCACTGATGAAGCGGTTACAGTACAAACTAGAAGGCAAAACTCGCTGGCTAGAAATGCTTAGAAGTGATGAACAATTGGTAGAAGCCAGTGGTGTTACTTTAGACAGCCTTCGTATAAAAGCTAATGAAATCTTGGCTCAATTGAGTCCACAGTCTGCTCTAGTGGAAGCTAAGGAGAAAAAAGGTAATACAGTCAAAAAGACCAGAAAATCTCAAAATTCAGACAACAATCGCAGTTTATCTGCAACTTTATTTCAGGCTTACCGCGATACAGAAGACATTTTAACTCGTTGCGCTATTAGTTATTTGCTCAAAAATGGCTGTAAAGTCAGTGATAAAGAAGAAGACCCGGAAAAATTTGCTCAACGTCACCGCAAGATTGAAATTCAGATTGAACGCCTCCGAGAACAGCTAGAAGCTCGAATTCCCAAAGGTCGAGATTTAACTGATACCAAATGGTTAGACACTCTATTCGTCGCTACTCATCAAGTTCCTAACAATCAAGCACAATTCATATCTTGGCAAGACAGTCTTTTAAGGCAATCAAGTTCTGTGCCATTTCCAATTGCTTACGAAACCAACGAAGATATGACTTGGTTTAAAAACCACCAAGGACGCATCTGTGTAAAATTCAATGGATTGAGCGAGCATACATTTGAGGTTTATTGCGACCAACGTTATCTGCACTGGTTTCAACGCTTTCTAGAAGACCAACAGATTAAGCATGAAAGTAAAAACCAACACTCTAGTAGCTTATTCACCCTCCGTAGCGGACGCATTACTTGGTTCCAAGAGGAAGGTAAACGTGTTCGCGGTAGCGCGGCGGCAGCCGTACCTTGGAACATTCACCGCTTGAGTCTCTACTGTTGTGTAGATACCCGTCTGTGGACAGATGAAGGAACAGGACTGGTTAGACAAGAAAAAGCAGAAGAAATTGCCAAAACCATTACTAAAACAAAGGAAAAAGGCGACCTAAATGAGAAACAGCTAGCCCATATTAAACGCAAAAACTCCACCTTAGCAAGAATCAGCAATCCGTTTCCGCGTCCAAGTAAACCTTTACACAAAGGTCAATCCCACGTTCTTGTGGGTGTAAGCCTCGGTTTAGAAAAACCTGCAACAGTAGCGGTAGTGGATGCCACAACAGGTAAAGTCCTTATCTACCGCAGTATTAAACAGCTATTAGGCAACAATTACAAACTTTTAAACCGACAACAAAAGCAAAAGCACTCCTTATCCCACAAACGCCAAATCGCCCAAACGCTTGCTGCACCGAATCAATTTGGAGAATCAGAGTTAGGACAGTATGTAGACAGATTACTGGCGTCTGAAATTGTGGCGATCGCCCAAACTTACTCTGCGGGAAGTATCGTTCTCCCCAAGTTGAGCGATATGCGGGAGCAAGTTCAGAGTGAGATTCAAGCCAAAGCCGAACAAAAATCAGACTTAATAGAAGTTCAACAAAAGTATGCCAAAGAGTACCGAGTTAGCGTCCATCAGTGGAGCTACGGCAGATTGATTTCTAGCGTTCAAAGTCAAGCAGCTAAAGCTGGAATTGTCATAGAGTCTGCAATACAGCCGATTCGAGGTAGTCCACACCAGAAAGCGAAAGAATTAGTGATCGCAGCTTACCATTCCCGTCAAAAAACCTGA